The following coding sequences lie in one Pontibacter sp. G13 genomic window:
- a CDS encoding TolC family protein, translated as MKFTSLVFACCQILTIWLCPRLWAQQVLDLPTALSRASSTHPYAQQGALHRELSESEATAIRKARLPQAMIQGQIAYFSDVISPADENSPAALVFPDIPFLQGQAYLQVNYDLYNGNIRNKKLIQNDASLDVSLADTEVKLFEIKQQVLDLYVAAAILEAQMGIYQQDLIPQIDSQLQEMIAQEAEGAALPGQTDAIRLEFQRTQQQIVQLASTRDGLLQTLAVWLDAPEEWANWSLQPPAQLVDTRSEIDRPELSLFRAQGTQLATSDGLLESRRMPIVSVYGIGGFGVPNPYNFLEVNGDFFGQIGLRVQWKPWDYGEVRAKRQSLEVQQSILQQQEEAFKRGLDAQIARTASAIEQAQKLVEQDDQIIQILERNAKRSKAQLEIGVVTTSQHIDALKALTQAKFTRITHQWDIIKQQYYLAIAKGHL; from the coding sequence ATGAAATTCACCTCGCTGGTATTTGCCTGCTGCCAAATCCTGACCATTTGGCTGTGTCCGAGACTTTGGGCCCAGCAGGTATTGGACCTTCCTACCGCACTTTCCCGAGCATCCTCCACCCACCCTTACGCTCAGCAGGGGGCGCTTCACCGCGAACTTTCGGAGTCAGAAGCCACGGCTATCCGCAAAGCACGATTGCCTCAAGCCATGATTCAGGGCCAGATCGCCTATTTTTCAGACGTCATTTCCCCGGCCGACGAAAACTCACCTGCAGCCCTCGTATTTCCAGACATTCCATTCCTCCAAGGCCAAGCCTACCTTCAGGTCAATTACGACCTCTACAACGGCAATATTCGCAACAAAAAACTCATCCAGAATGACGCTTCCCTCGATGTTTCCCTCGCCGATACAGAGGTGAAGCTATTCGAAATCAAGCAGCAGGTACTAGACCTCTATGTGGCCGCAGCCATTCTGGAAGCCCAGATGGGCATCTATCAGCAGGATCTCATCCCTCAGATCGATTCGCAGCTTCAAGAGATGATCGCCCAAGAAGCAGAAGGAGCGGCCCTACCCGGCCAGACGGACGCCATCCGATTGGAGTTTCAGCGCACCCAACAACAAATCGTGCAGCTAGCCTCCACGCGAGATGGATTGCTCCAGACATTGGCCGTATGGCTGGATGCTCCGGAAGAATGGGCCAATTGGTCCTTGCAACCTCCCGCTCAACTCGTAGATACTCGATCAGAGATCGATCGGCCCGAGTTGTCCCTGTTTCGGGCTCAGGGAACCCAATTGGCCACCTCCGATGGATTGCTCGAGTCGAGGCGTATGCCCATCGTTTCCGTCTATGGAATCGGCGGTTTTGGCGTACCCAATCCCTACAACTTTCTGGAAGTCAATGGGGATTTCTTCGGGCAAATCGGGTTGAGGGTCCAATGGAAGCCTTGGGATTATGGAGAGGTTCGCGCCAAACGGCAATCCTTGGAGGTCCAGCAATCGATCCTCCAACAACAGGAAGAAGCCTTCAAACGAGGATTGGATGCACAAATCGCCCGAACAGCCTCAGCCATTGAACAGGCCCAAAAATTGGTCGAACAAGACGATCAAATCATTCAAATCCTCGAACGAAACGCCAAGCGATCCAAAGCTCAACTCGAAATCGGGGTGGTGACCACGAGTCAACATATCGACGCACTGAAAGCACTTACCCAAGCCAAATTCACTCGCATAACGCACCAATGGGACATCATCAAACAACAATATTACCTCGCCATCGCCAAAGGCCATCTCTGA